A stretch of Lachancea thermotolerans CBS 6340 chromosome D complete sequence DNA encodes these proteins:
- the ATP10 gene encoding Atp10p (similar to uniprot|P18496 Saccharomyces cerevisiae YLR393W ATP10 Mitochondrial inner membrane protein required for assembly of the F0 sector of mitochondrial F1F0 ATP synthase interacts genetically with ATP6) yields the protein MKRYFSSCSRQQFLSRFQKHVANTAPKEHVVRELVRPVGLREPPSGSTKYQEGNSFRELFDDAKTNQRARELELQFSKGGLFDVYTFRKTQGKLFLSPQSFWRKDRALYFPHMHGRSLSDSKPQNVEDLMRGKISVVRIFTSAAGDELGKSYFRGDGSDYLKDESALNGPEDSVPTQIVELNLTENFLKAVFAKLAIGKLRSTVPAVRHSRYFIGDRDQLPFGLREDLQINNLYTSYVLLVDPALKIRWMGCGGADKKEYNLLWRCVRGLKKEESAGKSQPEPSANESSIRRQ from the coding sequence ATGAAAAGATatttcagcagctgctccagACAGCAGTTTTTGTCGAGATTCCAAAAACATGTTGCCAACACAGCGCCAAAAGAACATGTGGTACGTGAGCTGGTGCGGCCAGTGGGGCTCCGCGAGCCTCCAAGCGGATCCACCAAATACCAAGAGGGTAACTCATTCCGCGAATTGTTCGACGACGCCAAGACAAACCAGAGGGCGCgcgagctggagctgcaGTTTAGCAAGGGTGGGCTGTTCGACGTTTACACCTTCCGTAAGACACAGGGTAAGTTATTCCTGTCACCACAGTCGTTCTGGCGAAAGGACAGGGCGCTTTACTTTCCACACATGCACGGACGCAGCTTGAGCGACAGCAAGCCGCAGAACGTGGAGGACCTTATGCGAGGTAAGATTTCGGTGGTACGCATATTCACGAGTGCCGCTGGGGATGAGCTGGGCAAGTCGTACTTCCGAGGCGATGGCAGCGACTATCTCAAGGATGAGAGCGCGCTGAACGGGCCGGAGGATTCCGTGCCGACGCAAATTGTGGAGCTCAACTTAACtgagaactttttgaaggccGTCTTTGCGAAACTTGCGATTGGGAAGCTCCGTTCGACGGTTCCTGCAGTGCGCCACAGTCGCTATTTCATAGGTGACCGCGACCAACTCCCATTTGGCCTCCGCGAGGACCTTCAGATTAACAATTTATACACGAGCTACGTGCTGCTGGTGGACCCCGCACTCAAGATTAGGTGGATGGGCTGCGGCGGGGCCGACAAGAAGGAATATAACCTGCTGTGGCGGTGCGTGCGCGGTCTGAAGAAGGAAGAATCAGCTGGGAAGAGCCAGCCGGAACCGAGCGCTAACGAGTCGAGTATCCGTCGTCAGTGA
- the CCW14 gene encoding Ccw14p (some similarities with uniprot|O13547 Saccharomyces cerevisiae YLR390W-A CCW14 Secretory Stress Response proteins) — protein sequence MRSTIALSAAISVVGFASGVLATPPACLLACVAQVTKKSSTCDLDAVSCVCEKQAGDVKSCLDSACPNGDADSAYSAFKSSCSEQNASVSSASSSASKSSSASTSHSSSSSSASSTSSASKSSSASSTSASASSSSSSASPSSSSASPSSSSASSSNSSAPASSSSASASGTSASASSSSSSASQSSSAPASSSSAPVSSSSAVSSTAISSSTTPSFSSYSSATSSSSSEVVISTQTDAAGALGVGSGLVGGLLVAGMLL from the coding sequence ATGCGTTCTACAATTGCTTTATCTGCCGCCATCTCTGTTGTGGGTTTCGCTAGTGGTGTTCTAGCTACCCCTCCAGCTTGCTTGCTGGCTTGTGTCGCGCAGGTCACCAAGAAGTCGTCTACTTGCGACCTGGACGCAGTCTCCTGCGTGTGCGAGAAGCAGGCCGGCGATGTCAAGAGCTGCTTGGACTCCGCGTGCCCTAACGGCGACGCGGACTCTGCGTACTctgctttcaagagctcgtgCTCCGAGCAAAACGCCTCTgtgagctctgcttcttcttccgcgtcgaagagctcttccGCCTCTACTTCTCacagctcttcctcctcttctgcGTCGAGCACCTCGTCTGCTTCcaagagctcttctgcttctagcacttctgcttctgcttccagcagctccagctctgcTTCACCTTCTAGCAGCTCTGCTTCACCTTCTAGCAGCTCCGCTTCATCTTCTAACAGCTCCGCTCCAGCTTCTAGcagctctgcttctgcttccggcacttctgcttctgcttccagcagctccagctctgcTTCCCAGAGCTCTTCTGCCCCTGCTTCTAGCTCTTCTGCCCCAGTGTCCAGCTCTTCCGCTGTTTCATCCACTGCAATTAGCTCTTCCACAACCCCGTCCTTTTCATCCTACTCTTCGGCCACCTCTTCATCTAGCTCCGAGGTTGTTATTTCTACCCAAACCGATGCCGCTGGCGCTCTAGGTGTTGGGTCCGGTTTGGTGGGCGGTTTGTTGGTCGCTGGTATGCTATTGTAA
- the UBC9 gene encoding E2 SUMO-conjugating protein UBC9 (highly similar to uniprot|P50623 Saccharomyces cerevisiae YDL064W UBC9 SUMO-conjugating enzyme involved in the Smt3p conjugation pathway nuclear protein required for S- and M-phase cyclin degradation and mitotic control involved in proteolysis mediated by the anaphase-promoting complex cyclosome (APCC)) has protein sequence MSSLCLQRLQEERKKWRKDHPFGFFAKPTKKPDGSMNLQKWEAGIPGKEGTIWKDGVFPITIEYPDDYPSKPPKVKFPAGFYHPNIYPSGTVCLSILNEDQDWRPAITLKQIALGVQDLLDSPNPNSPAQEPAWRAFSKNVKEYERKVIEQAKRYTK, from the exons ATGAGTAGTTTGTGTTTACAGCGTTTGCAGGAAGAAAG GAAGAAGTGGAGAAAGGACCACCCCTTCGGCTTTTTCGCAAAGCCCACCAAGAAGCCAGATGGTTCTATGAACTTACAAAAATGGGAAGCTGGGATACCTGGCAAAGAGGGAACAATTTGGAAAGATGGCGTGTTTCCCATTACCATCGAATATCCAGACGATTACCCTTCGAAACCTCCTAAAGTGAAGTTCCCCGCCGGGTTCTACCACCCGAATATATACCCCAGTGGAACGGTGTGCCTGAGTATTTTGAATGAGGACCAGGACTGGAGGCCCGCTATTACCCTTAAGCAGATCGCGCTGGGGGTGCAGGATCTCTTGGACAGTCCCAACCCCAACTCGCCTGCGCAAGAACCGGCGTGGCGagccttctccaaaaacgTGAAGGAGTACGAAAGGAAAGTGATAGAGCAGGCTAAAAGATACACGAAGTGA
- the STE23 gene encoding metalloendopeptidase (similar to uniprot|Q06010 Saccharomyces cerevisiae YLR389C STE23 Metalloprotease involved with homolog Axl1p in N-terminal processing of pro-a-factor to the mature form member of the insulin-degrading enzyme family): MNTVLPGCSLVYKSKHLFSNSANSLCSHVKGTLIHRKMSSYIDHGVKFTKPLLDDRNYRFIELPNKLKALLIQDPTTDKAAAALDVNVGSFEDPEDLPGLAHFCEHLLFMGSSKFPNENEYSSYLSKHGGGSNAYTSARNTNYFFQVNQESLHGALLRFSGFFSCPLFNKESTDKEINAVDSENKKNLQSDLWRLYQLDKSQSNPEHPFHKFSTGNLKTLGDIPKSKDVDIRDELLKFYDSSYSANLMKLCVLGREDLDTMSQWVYDLFKDVPNSDRPVPTYEAKMLPPQYLTQIINAKPVKDLKKVEITFVAPDVDEQWDSKPGHYLSHLIGHEGSGSLLAYLKLKGWANELSAGSHTVSEDNAFFSVDIDLTDEGVKNYESVIQSVFQYIELLKKELPQEWIYEELRDTAEASFKFKQKGNPASTVSSLSKALEKDYIPVGDVLSTSLLRKYEPELVVKYIAHLIPENSRVTFIHKNASTDSTEKWYGTEYGVVKYSEGLMDKLKSPGTNSLLHLPRRNEFISSNFQVDKLEDVEPLQEPLLLKQDRQSKVWYKKDDRFWVPKGHIYVSMKLAHTYSSVVNSMLTTLYVELINDYLKDLEYDAQVASLHISFRKTNQGLDLSLSGYNEKMAILLKRYLEGIANFQPAEDRFKIYQDKLLQKLNNHLYEVPYSQVSDVFNSVINERAWTIANKLEVVKQLKFEHLKLFIPAIFEQFSFEILVHGNFSCEAALEADNLVRALAPRDVQNFQLKSSKPRSVLLPQGKTFCYQQMLADDKNINSCIQHVTQFGSYSEELSAKASLFAQLIDEPAFDTLRTKEQLGYVVFSSALNTHGTVNLRLLIQSERDTAYLESRIDAFLVKMGQVLQEMSDEEFERHKVALCKTLLQRYKNLSEENTRFTTAIYIGDYNFINKERKASLVEKLSKQDMLEFYSQYVVTEEASKLVIHLKSQAISDEQKSNDRVEGYPTGELITDIGSFQSKLCLAPVRQPIKKLEVTPKL, encoded by the coding sequence ATGAACACCGTTCTGCCAGGCTGCTCTTTGGTTTATAAAAGTAAGCACCTTTTTTCGAATTCGGCTAATTCTCTTTGTTCACACGTCAAAGGCACACTAATTCACCGGAAAATGTCGAGCTACATTGATCACGGTGTCAAGTTTACCAAACCCCTCCTGGATGACAGAAACTATCGGTTCATTGAGCTGCCTAATAAGTTGAAAGCGCTTTTGATCCAAGATCCCACTACAGACAAGGCGGCTGCGGCGCTTGACGTCAACGTGGGGTCTTTCGAAGACCCAGAAGATTTACCTGGTCTCGCACACTTCTGTGAGCATCTCCTGTTCATGGGAAGCTCGAAGTTTCCTAATGAGAATGAATATTCGAGCTATCTGAGTAAACACGGTGGCGGCTCTAATGCCTACACCAGTGCGAGGAACACCAACtatttctttcaagtcaATCAAGAGAGCTTACATGGTGCGCTGCTTAGATTTTCaggcttcttcagctgtcCTTTGTTTAACAAAGAGTCTACTGACAAGGAGATCAACGCTGTTGACAgcgaaaacaagaagaacttgcaAAGTGATCTATGGAGACTATATCAGCTTGACAAATCTCAGAGTAACCCTGAGCATCCATTCCACAAATTTTCTACGGGCAATCTCAAGACCCTTGGCGACATCCCTAAATCGAAAGATGTTGATATACGTGAcgagctgctgaagtttTACGACTCTTCGTATTCGGCAAACTTAATGAAGCTGTGTGTCCTTGGAAGAGAGGACCTAGATACGATGTCGCAGTGGGTTTAcgatcttttcaaggatgTGCCCAACAGCGACAGACCTGTCCCAACTTATGAAGCCAAAATGCTACCCCCACAGTACTTGACTCAAATCATTAATGCCAAACCTGtcaaggacttgaagaaagttgaaATCACATTCGTTGCACCAGATGTGGATGAGCAGTGGGACTCAAAACCCGGGCACTACTTGAGTCATTTGATTGGCCACGAAGGCTCTGGCTCATTGCTTGCATACCTAAAGTTAAAAGGATGGGCAAATGAGCTTTCGGCTGGTTCTCATACGGTATCTGAGGACAACGCATTTTTCTCAGTTGACATTGATTTGACAGATGAGGGTGTCAAGAATTACGAGTCCGTGATTCAATCTGTATTTCAGTACATTGAACTACTGAAAAAGGAGCTGCCACAAGAGTGGATCTACGAAGAGCTTCGTGATACTGCCGAggccagcttcaagtttaAACAAAAGGGAAATCCTGCATCCACCGTGTCCTCATTATCTAAAGCTCTCGAAAAAGATTATATTCCCGTTGGTGACGTTCTCAGTACCTCTCTGCTAAGAAAGTACGAACCTGAACTTGTTGTCAAGTACATTGCTCATTTGATACCTGAAAATTCCCGGGTTACATTCATTCACAAGAATGCCTCAACAGATTCCACCGAAAAGTGGTATGGGACGGAATATGGCGTAGTGAAATACAGTGAGGGCCTGATGGATAAACTCAAGAGTCCTGGAACAAACTCTTTGCTACACTTGCCCCGTCGTAATGAATTTATTTCTTCCAACTTCCAAGTCGacaaacttgaagatgttgaacCTTTGCAAGAACCCTTGCTTCTAAAACAGGACAGACAAAGCAAAGTTTGGTATAAAAAGGACGACAGATTTTGGGTTCCGAAAGGGCACATATATGTGTCAATGAAATTGGCGCACACATACTCCAGTGTTGTAAACAGCATGCTGACCACTCTATACGTGGAATTGATCAATGACTATCTGAAAGACTTGGAGTATGATGCTCAAGTGGCTAGCTTGCACATTTCCTTCCGGAAAACCAATCAAGGCCTCGATCTCTCCTTAAGCGGCTATAACGAAAAGATGGCAATCCTGCTCAAAAGGTACTTGGAAGGAATTGCCAACTTCCAGCCTGCCGAAGACCGTTTCAAAATCTACCAAGATAAGCTGTTGCAGAAGCTGAACAATCATTTGTATGAAGTTCCTTACTCTCAGGTTTCAGATGTCTTTAACTCCGTCATCAACGAGAGAGCATGGACTATTGCTAACAAGCTTGAAGTCGTCAAGCAATTAAAGTTCGAGCACCTGAAACTATTCATTCCAGCAATTTTTGaacagttttcttttgaaattttggtCCACGGTAACTTCAGCTGCGAAGCTGCTCTTGAAGCCGACAACTTGGTCAGGGCTTTGGCGCCTCGCGACGTCCAGAACTTCCAGCTTAAGAGCTCAAAACCTAGatctgttcttcttccacaAGGCAAGACGTTCTGTTACCAGCAAATGCTTGCGGATGACAAGAACATTAACTCTTGTATTCAACATGTTACGCAGTTCGGATCGTACTCGGAAGAGTTATCCGCAAAGGCGTCTTTGTTCGCTCAATTGATCGACGAACCTGCGTTCGACACTTTGCGGACAAAGGAGCAGCTTGGGTATGTTGTCTTCAGTTCCGCGCTCAACACCCACGGCACTGTGAACCTAAGACTATTGATCCAATCTGAGCGTGACACTGCTTACTTAGAATCTAGGATTGACGCATTCCTCGTCAAGATGGGTCAAGTATTACAAGAAATGTCCGACGAAGAATTCGAAAGACACAAAGTGGCGCTGTGCAAGACTCTTCTGCAGAGATACAAAAACCTTTCGGAAGAAAACACCAGGTTCACGACTGCCATCTACATCGGTGATTacaacttcatcaataaggaaagaaaagcttctcttgttgaaaagctgagcAAGCAAGACATGCTGGAGTTCTACAGCCAGTATGTAGTCACCGAGGAGGCATCCAAGCTTGTAATTCACTTGAAGTCCCAGGCAATAAGCGACGAGCAAAAGAGCAACGACCGCGTCGAGGGCTACCCCACAGGGGAGCTGATCACCGATATTGGCAGCTTCCAGAGCAAGTTATGCCTAGCGCCAGTGCGCCAGCcgatcaagaagctcgagGTCACCCCCAAGTTATAA
- a CDS encoding 40S ribosomal protein uS14 (highly similar to uniprot|P41057 Saccharomyces cerevisiae YLR388W RPS29A and to uniprot|P41058 Saccharomyces cerevisiae YDL061C RPS29B Proteins component of the small (40S) ribosomal subunit): MAHENVWFSHPRNFGKGSRQCRVCASHQGLIRKYGLNICRQCFREKANDIGFHKYR, translated from the coding sequence ATGGCTCACGAAAACGTCTGGTTCTCTCACCCAAGAAACTTCGGCAAAGGCTCCCGCCAATGTCGTGTCTGTGCCTCTCACCAGGGTCTGATCAGAAAGTACGGTTTGAACATCTGCCGTCAGTGCTTCAGAGAGAAGGCCAACGACATCGGCTTCCACAAGTACAGATAA
- the ECM19 gene encoding Ecm19p (some similarities with uniprot|Q06011 Saccharomyces cerevisiae YLR390W ECM19 Non-essential protein of unknown function), with translation MPRIKAFDVIAFSLVTFVGIYTGTQFFEPIIIERLKKDNNLRSDIDVPQYDEEGNPLSPKSMLDLRKELEKVQESQKAEQADSK, from the coding sequence ATGCCTAGAATCAAAGCGTTTGATGTCATAGCCTTCTCGCTGGTTACTTTTGTGGGGATATATACAGGTACTCAGTTTTTCGAGCCGATCATAATAGAGAggctcaagaaagacaacaaCCTGAGATCGGACATTGACGTCCCCCAATACGATGAGGAGGGGAACCCACTGTCGCCCAAGTCAATGTTAGACTTGagaaaagagcttgaaaaagtgcAGGAGAGTCAAAAGGCGGAACAGGCTGACAGCAAGTGA
- the ART10 gene encoding Art10p (weakly similar to uniprot|P18634 Saccharomyces cerevisiae YLR392C Hypothetical ORF), translating to MGPKLKLLVNKPANGEFHVSNEAITGKVVLELEKPAPIKELSVTMRGTSQTIVEMTPEAQNLIRPHFPMKSSHTLVNQKRQLFPPANVSKALDGPGKGFQVTKGSYSYEFELNIPHWLKCMGDHGPRGAGFNKDEEEPRLPPSFNSIASQAPANDPISFYHKMGTVTYYVKAQLILGKSMFRLTPSDPILEAYEVINFFPDPNKERSSAGRTQSFVSKKAVQFEKELSARLEVRAKRLQEVHRLDHLFKSGSRRLDRVYLVFETPPPPKFALSITRCRLQLVEVVNYLSAGHINAVTGLIPILDVPLDRQLDPSRIRCLENGTAEWPLDLSNNPELASYRFNEENLIFQGNKLFSFVCCNIRRAFKFHLTLTLSANGKSFEIDMSTTTSAISLASAEEHEPLPRYDVSDAPPVYLK from the coding sequence ATGGGCCCGAAGCTGAAGTTGCTGGTGAATAAGCCCGCGAATGGCGAGTTCCATGTTTCTAACGAAGCTATAACCGGAAAGGTcgtgctggagctggagaagcCGGCGCCCATAAAAGAGCTATCTGTAACAATGCGGGGTACATCACAGACAATAGTTGAGATGACACCAGAGGCACAGAACCTGATACGGCCGCACTTCCCTATGAAGTCGAGTCATACGTTAGTGAACCAGAAGCGGCAGCTATTCCCTCCTGCCAATGTTAGCAAAGCGCTAGACGGACCGGGGAAAGGGTTCCAAGTGACAAAGGGTTCGTACAGCTACGAATTCGAGCTGAACATCCCGCATTGGCTCAAATGCATGGGTGACCATGGGCCTCGGGGGGCAGGCTTCAACAAGGATGAGGAGGAGCCACGGCTTCCGCCCAGCTTCAACAGCATCGCGTCGCAAGCCCCAGCAAACGATCCTATAAGCTTCTATCACAAAATGGGTACAGTGACTTATTACGTCAAAGCACAACTAATACTAGGGAAGAGTATGTTCAGACTGACGCCGTCAGACCCGATTTTGGAGGCATACGAGGTGATTAATTTCTTCCCGGACCCCAACAAAGAGCGCAGTTCCGCGGGCCGCACGCAGAGCTTCGTGtccaaaaaagcagtaCAATTTGAGAAGGAGCTCTCAGCGCGTCTCGAAGTTAGAGCAAAGCGTCTCCAGGAAGTCCACCGTTTGGATCACCTTTTCAAGTCCGGATCTCGTCGCCTTGACAGGGTATATTTGGTTTTCGAAACACCCCCTCCCCCTAAGTTTGCTCTGTCAATCACCCGTTGCAGGCTGCAGCTCGTCGAAGTAGTGAATTATCTCTCGGCAGGTCACATTAACGCGGTTACTGGGCTGATTCCAATCTTGGATGTCCCTCTGGACCGACAATTGGACCCATCGAGAATACGCTGTTTGGAGAACGGCACCGCGGAGTGGCCACTCGACCTCAGTAACAACCCAGAGTTAGCAAGCTACAGATTCAATGAGGAGAACCTCATATTCCAAGGAAACAAGTTGTTCAGTTTTGTTTGCTGCAATATACGACGCGCCTTCAAGTTTCATCTGACCTTGACATTGAGCGCAAATGGAAAGAGCTTCGAAATAGACATGTCAACTACAACAAGCGCTATTTCCCTTGCCTCCGCCGAAGAGCATGAGCCTTTGCCAAGGTACGACGTTTCGGATGCTCCACCCGTTTACCTTAAATAA
- the PEX19 gene encoding Pex19p (similar to uniprot|Q07418 Saccharomyces cerevisiae YDL065C PEX19 Chaperone and import receptor for newly-synthesized class I peroxisomal membrane proteins), translating to MSSNIDDYDDLDEFLEDPSKLDEEQANTAAETSKSAAAMSNNNPETASAIEDLQSEFAKLMQEGGDSEENKKTVENFKQLLNVLGEAGSGDPAATTGTRQPAGATTDTGAFNGVTGASTSGKGAGFKDIVSNTLDRLKENGTKVDTNLMEEKKKGNSDDILSQLLGQLVEGDADDEEGVENAIKSMLNQMSAKEVLYQPMKEMHVEYTQWMDANSESEEHADKLPVYRQQFELVGRIVTIYERDDYEDSKYRDEVGQLLDELEQLGESPVSKGFGSADSADLNKLLEVDGNEDMSNIDKELQDTCKQQ from the coding sequence ATGAGCTCGAACATAGATGATTACGATGACCTTGATGAGTTCCTAGAGGATCCGTCCAAGTTGGATGAAGAGCAAGCCAACACAGCTGCGGAAACTTCGAAGAGCGCGGCAGCGATGAGCAACAACAATCCCGAAACCGCTAGCGCGATTGAGGATTTACAGAGCGAATTCGCCAAGCTGATGCAAGAAGGAGGCGATTCAGaggagaacaagaaaacagtggaaaatttcaagcaGTTGCTGAATGTTTTAGGGGAGGCGGGATCAGGCGACCCTGCCGCTACCACTGGGACTCGCCAACCTGCTGGGGCGACGACTGATACAGGCGCTTTCAACGGGGTGACAGGTGCGAGTACAAGCGGCAAGGGCGCTGGGTTCAAGGATATTGTGTCCAACACTTTAGACCGTCTAAAAGAGAACGGCACCAAGGTCGACACCAACCTCATggaagagaagaaaaaaggcaACTCTGACGACATTCTATCGCAGCTGTTGGGCCAGCTAGTTGAAGGAGATGCCGATGACGAAGAGGGTGTCGAGAATGCCATCAAAAGTATGCTCAACCAAATGTCCGCCAAAGAAGTGCTCTACCAGCCGATGAAGGAAATGCATGTAGAATACACGCAGTGGATGGACGCAAACTCGGAATCTGAAGAGCACGCCGACAAATTGCCTGTGTATCGGCAGCAGTTTGAGCTGGTGGGCCGGATAGTAACCATTTACGAGCGCGACGACTACGAGGACAGCAAATACCGCGATGAGGTTGGGCAACTGCTCGACgagcttgagcagcttgggGAATCGCCTGTCAGTAAGGGCTTTGGGAGCGCAGACTCGGCGGACCTTAACAAGCTGCTAGAGGTTGACGGCAATGAAGACATGAGCAACATCGACAAAGAGTTGCAGGATACTTGTAAACAACAGTAA
- the SYO1 gene encoding Syo1p (similar to uniprot|Q7LGT0 Saccharomyces cerevisiae YDL063C) has protein sequence MGKSKRRSKASRSHLNPLGGKNKSTNRDEAMSVKKIQPLLKQLNSAAPNDRAMALGSVTVLCEDPYMRKLFLKEKLLHLIMSKLLSDDNMEIVVESYGLLRNLALEEGYDVCVFLWRSDIWTCIKSGLEKLLKSLESLKANIKSSAESTRLLFDFGDNLVSVVVALTSGSDSILEDFLKSDKLACMFSVLGSVLNYALVEKDLKVSLRIPVSFFNTILDFIYDLSSESLGFIDAVAQDAFLAEFVKSLPTMQLTNANGLTTVLIQGIYLQFLDMDVSSEQVNEILGKTCSAIETIDLAEMKKSLSTKDFDDSVASLPDKEVSGKIKELNKRRAQASVSLQSIEVTLDIITASLEIVAAQVERANAQLDDSMLQTLTVSLPMVFQSLFADFRSRILIAWNNMLWLYLTLQINFFELPNNMWQHLWDSLVSETPEEQADFSMRLGKLGVMWALLKTAQMQEDNVAFLSKFNCANSAFVEAIETQYNLVQELDPSEDQELKQRCIGILACLASLPGHVELNRQIGQFLIQKLADEHTPAATMIDISDALFDIYSDANFDYDEPVFVGDGFINVLQEKVLPSMRKCFKFVDKNKDPELKARSQSCFGTMERFIHYKVDERK, from the coding sequence ATGGGCAAGTCTAAGAGGAGATCCAAGGCCTCGAGGTCGCACCTCAATCCATTAGGTGGCAAAAATAAAAGCACCAACAGGGACGAAGCAATGAGCGTAAAGAAAATTCAACCTCTGCTCAAACAACTTAATAGCGCGGCTCCGAATGATAGGGCTATGGCCCTGGGATCAGTTACAGTGCTGTGCGAAGATCCATACATgagaaagctctttctgaaagagaagctgtTACACCTGATCATGAGCAAGCTTTTATCTGACGACAACATGGAGATTGTTGTTGAGTCCTACGGGCTACTTAGAAACTTAGCACTAGAAGAGGGCTACGACGTTTGCGTTTTCTTATGGCGTTCTGACATCTGGACGTGCATAAAAAGTGGTCTGGAAAAACTACTTAAGTCGTTAGAATCGCTGAAGGCTAATATCAAGAGCAGCGCAGAGTCTACAAGGTTGCTTTTTGACTTTGGCGACAACTTAGTGTCGGTAGTGGTCGCGCTAACTAGTGGCTCCGATAGCATTTTGGAGGACTTCTTAAAATCTGACAAGCTGGCCTGCATGTTTTCGGTACTTGGGTCTGTGCTGAATTACGCTTTAGTGGAAAAGGATCTGAAGGTGTCTCTGAGAATTCCAGtttcatttttcaataCCATTTTGGACTTCATCTACGATTTGAGCTCTGAATCTCTTGGGTTTATTGACGCAGTAGCGCAAGACGCATTCTTGGCGGAATTTGTGAAATCCTTGCCAACAATGCAACTGACGAATGCGAATGGGCTTACCACAGTGTTAATTCAAGGCATATACTTACAGTTTTTGGACATGGACGTCTCCTCTGAGCAGGTTAACGAGATACTCGGAAAAACTTGTTCAGCTATTGAGACCATTGATCTTGCtgaaatgaagaaaagcctttcaacaaaagactttgatgaTAGTGTAGCCAGCTTGCCTGACAAGGAAGTGTCCGGAAAGATTAAGGAACTCAACAAAAGGCGTGCTCAGGCATCAGTCAGCTTGCAGAGCATTGAGGTGACACTAGATATCATTACCGCATCCTTGGAAATCGTGGCGGCTCAAGTTGAAAGGGCGAATGCTCAGCTTGACGACTCGATGCTTCAAACTTTGACCGTTTCCTTACCCATGGTTTTCCAGTCACTTTTTGCTGACTTCAGGTCACGCATCCTTATCGCGTGGAACAACATGCTCTGGTTATACCTAACCTTGCAAATaaacttttttgagctgccCAATAATATGTGGCAGCACCTTTGGGACTCGCTTGTCAGTGAGACCCCTGAGGAACAAGCGGATTTTAGCATGAGGCTTGGTAAGCTGGGCGTGATGTGGgcacttttgaagaccGCGCAAATGCAAGAGGACAATGTTgcgtttttgagcaagttTAACTGCGCCAACTCTGCGTTCGTTGAAGCGATAGAAACTCAATATAACCTcgtccaagaacttgatccAAGCGAGGACCAGGAGCTCAAACAGAGATGCATCGGTATACTGGCGTGCCTTGCTTCACTTCCTGGCCATGTTGAGCTTAACCGCCAAATTGGtcagtttttgatccaaaaacttgCGGACGAGCATACTCCAGCCGCTACCATGATCGATATTTCCGACGCATTGTTCGACATCTACAGCGATGCGAACTTTGATTATGATGAACCAGTGTTCGTTGGCGATGGGTTTATCAATGTTCTCCAGGAAAAGGTCCTGCCGAGCATGAGAAAGTGCTTCAAATTTGTAGATAAGAACAAGGACCCAGAACTTAAAGCCAGGTCTCAAAGTTGCTTTGGCACGATGGAACGGTTCATCCATTACAAAGTTGACGAGCGCAAGTAG